A genome region from Rhodopseudomonas boonkerdii includes the following:
- a CDS encoding MFS transporter, translating to MRLPFFYGWVIVAVTFVTMAIGVNARTSFSLLFPPIISEFGWDRGVTAGAFSFGFLVSAIMSPLMGRLMDRGGPRAVMELGTVLMGAGLLLAPLTTQPWHLYMTIGVLVGAGSICLGYSGQSLFLPNWFSRKRGLAIGLAFAGVGIGSMTVLPWVQSMIEQTGWRTACTAMGLVVLIVLVPINLLLRKQPQDMGLLPDGDAAPHPSAKQVSNIVDSAWASTDWTLGRAIRTARFWWLALGLFGGLYAWYAVQVHQTKYLLDVGFSPTVAAWALALVSLFGVPGQIFLGHLSDRIGREWIWTVSGVGFVICYATLILLEYVPSIALVYVMVIAQGLLGYGVTSVMGAVVLEIFHGEHFGSIFGTLTLAGLAGGAAGPLVTGVLHDHYGTYTVAFALGIVVCLLATAAIWMAAPRKVRVVAGRLHRAQAAREALEQASRG from the coding sequence ATGCGGCTGCCGTTCTTCTATGGCTGGGTGATCGTCGCCGTCACCTTTGTGACGATGGCGATCGGGGTGAATGCCCGCACGTCGTTTTCACTGCTTTTTCCCCCCATCATCTCTGAATTCGGCTGGGATCGCGGTGTCACCGCGGGCGCCTTTTCCTTCGGCTTTCTCGTTTCCGCAATCATGAGCCCGCTGATGGGCAGGCTGATGGACCGCGGCGGCCCGCGCGCGGTGATGGAGCTCGGAACCGTGCTGATGGGGGCCGGGCTTCTGCTCGCGCCGCTCACCACCCAGCCCTGGCATCTCTATATGACCATCGGTGTTCTCGTCGGCGCCGGCAGCATCTGCCTTGGCTATTCCGGGCAATCGCTGTTTCTGCCGAACTGGTTCAGCCGCAAGCGCGGCCTGGCGATCGGTCTTGCTTTCGCCGGCGTCGGCATCGGTTCGATGACGGTGCTGCCATGGGTACAGTCGATGATCGAGCAGACCGGCTGGCGCACGGCCTGCACCGCCATGGGCCTCGTCGTTCTGATCGTGCTGGTGCCGATCAATCTCTTGCTGCGCAAGCAACCCCAGGACATGGGACTGTTGCCCGACGGTGATGCTGCGCCGCATCCGTCGGCCAAGCAGGTCTCCAACATCGTCGATTCCGCCTGGGCCAGCACCGACTGGACGCTCGGCCGTGCGATTCGTACGGCGCGTTTCTGGTGGCTGGCGCTGGGATTGTTCGGCGGCCTGTATGCCTGGTACGCGGTCCAGGTCCACCAGACGAAGTATCTGCTCGATGTGGGCTTCTCGCCCACCGTCGCCGCCTGGGCGCTCGCGCTGGTCAGTCTGTTCGGCGTGCCCGGACAGATTTTTCTCGGTCATCTGTCGGACCGCATCGGCCGCGAATGGATCTGGACGGTGAGCGGCGTCGGCTTCGTCATCTGTTACGCCACGCTGATCCTGCTCGAATATGTGCCGAGCATCGCGCTGGTCTATGTCATGGTGATCGCGCAAGGTCTGCTCGGCTATGGTGTGACCTCCGTCATGGGCGCGGTGGTGCTCGAAATTTTTCACGGGGAACATTTTGGCAGCATTTTCGGCACGCTGACCCTGGCCGGATTGGCAGGGGGGGCTGCCGGGCCGCTGGTGACTGGCGTTTTGCACGACCACTACGGCACCTACACGGTTGCTTTCGCGCTCGGCATCGTGGTCTGCCTGCTCGCGACCGCCGCGATCTGGATGGCGGCGCCGCGCAAGGTGAGGGTCGTCGCCGGCCGGCTGCATCGCGCCCAGGCTGCGCGTGAGGCGCTGGAACAGGCTTCGCGCGGCTGA
- a CDS encoding thioesterase family protein, with protein sequence MTEINELLRRPAVFKSSIMQIEPQWIDYNGHLNMAYYNVLFDRAVDELWLQIGMGPDYLKERNNSSFTAECHVRYVREIHLGDPAQVSILVVAADEKRIHTFKELRHATEGWLSATSENMTLHMDMTARKVAPFPPDINANVRALAEAHSSLDRPEGVGRSIAMPAKK encoded by the coding sequence ATGACCGAGATCAACGAATTGCTGCGCCGCCCCGCCGTGTTCAAATCCTCGATCATGCAGATCGAGCCCCAATGGATCGACTATAACGGCCACCTCAACATGGCCTATTACAACGTGCTGTTCGATCGGGCGGTGGATGAACTCTGGCTGCAGATCGGTATGGGACCTGATTACCTGAAAGAGCGAAACAACTCGTCCTTCACCGCAGAGTGCCACGTGCGCTACGTCCGGGAAATCCACCTCGGCGATCCCGCGCAGGTGTCCATTCTCGTGGTCGCCGCCGACGAAAAGCGCATTCATACGTTCAAGGAACTACGCCATGCCACCGAAGGCTGGCTGTCGGCTACCTCGGAAAACATGACGCTGCATATGGATATGACGGCGCGCAAGGTGGCGCCGTTTCCACCGGATATCAACGCCAATGTCCGGGCGCTAGCGGAGGCCCATTCCAGCCTGGACAGGCCCGAAGGCGTCGGACGCAGCATCGCGATGCCGGCAAAGAAATAG
- a CDS encoding F0F1 ATP synthase subunit A, translated as MANPIKQFDIIPLVRLGEIGGHDLVVTNSSAFMLLTVALAAMFVLLGSRKRALIPDRWQSVVELQHEFILKTLRDITGDHGLRFFPLVFSLFVFILFANLIGMLPYSFTVTSHLIVTFAMAALVFAVVTIYGIAKHGLRFFRLFMPPDVPMALAPFIVPIEVISYLSRPVSHSVRLFAVMLGGHITLKVFAGFVVGLSGIGAIGIVAAILPLMMTVAITALEILMAFIQAYVFTMLTCMYLNDALHPGH; from the coding sequence ATGGCGAACCCGATCAAGCAATTCGACATCATCCCGCTCGTCCGTCTTGGCGAGATTGGCGGCCACGACCTCGTCGTTACGAATTCGTCGGCCTTCATGCTGCTCACGGTGGCGCTGGCGGCAATGTTCGTGCTGCTCGGCAGCCGAAAGCGAGCCCTGATTCCCGATCGCTGGCAGTCGGTGGTCGAATTGCAGCATGAATTCATCCTCAAGACATTGCGCGACATCACCGGCGATCATGGCCTGCGGTTCTTCCCGCTGGTGTTTTCGCTGTTCGTCTTCATCCTGTTCGCCAATCTCATCGGCATGCTGCCCTATTCCTTCACGGTCACCAGCCATCTCATCGTGACCTTTGCGATGGCAGCTCTGGTCTTCGCCGTGGTGACGATCTACGGCATCGCCAAACATGGGCTGCGCTTCTTCCGGCTGTTCATGCCGCCGGATGTGCCGATGGCCCTCGCGCCGTTCATCGTTCCGATCGAGGTGATCTCTTATCTGTCGCGGCCCGTGAGCCATTCGGTGCGTCTGTTCGCGGTCATGCTGGGCGGGCACATCACCCTGAAGGTGTTTGCCGGTTTCGTCGTCGGCCTGTCGGGGATCGGCGCCATCGGTATCGTGGCGGCGATCCTGCCGTTGATGATGACCGTGGCGATCACGGCGCTGGAAATCCTGATGGCCTTCATCCAGGCTTATGTCTTTACGATGCTCACTTGCATGTATCTGAACGACGCGCTGCATCCCGGCCACTGA
- a CDS encoding ATP-dependent helicase, with protein MTDARKVPTNDLPAYQPAAGGIAARARAAAAPAPTYLSNLNPEQREAVETLDGPVLVLAGAGTGKTKVLTSRIAHILSTGRARPGEILSVTFTNKAAREMKHRLGIMLGQAVEGMPWLGTFHSIGGRILRSHAELVQLKSNFTVLDTDDQIRLLKQLLSAENIDDKRWPARMLAGLIDGWKNRGLTPAQVPSGEAAVFGNGKGGKLYKDYQERLKILNAADFGDLLLECIRLFREQPDVLKSYQARFKYILVDEYQDTNVAQYLWLRLLSQNSGGVVTSPRVRGEVGLQSNPVEGDSPPAALAEAAPHPDPLPASGEREQRNICCVGDDDQSIYGWRGAEVDNILRFEHDFPGAKVIRLERNYRSTGHILAAASHLIAHNEGRLGKTLRTEDEDGEKVTVTGAWDSEEEARGIGEEIEQLQREGHKLNDIAILVRASFQMREFEDRFVTLGLPYRVIGGPRFYERAEIRDALAYLRVINSPADDLAFERIVNVPKRGLGDATVQMLHDHARRRRIPLSEAARQVIETDEMKPKARGSLRDLMTSFERWRKQSEVVPHTELAEVVLDESGYTEMWQKDRSADAAGRLENLKELVRSMEEFENLQGFLEHISLVMDREGAADEDAVSVMTLHSAKGLEFDNVFLPGWEEGLFPHQRALDEQGRAGLEEERRLAHVGITRARKRAKLYFATNRRIHGTWSTTIPSRFLDELPAANVEITESKGGSGWGGAGGYGSSRFDNLEAFGSSYSTPGWQRAQQQRGRSGGGGFNESQSPFSSFGSSASRKRPMVIEGELVAKSTGIESDFSLDDRVFHQKFGYGRVTKIDGNKLTIAFDKAGEKKVVDSFVERA; from the coding sequence ATGACCGACGCCCGCAAAGTGCCTACCAACGACCTCCCCGCCTATCAGCCCGCGGCGGGCGGCATTGCTGCGCGCGCCCGTGCCGCTGCTGCGCCGGCACCGACCTATCTGAGCAATCTCAATCCCGAACAGCGCGAAGCCGTCGAGACGCTGGATGGGCCCGTGCTGGTGCTCGCCGGCGCCGGCACCGGCAAGACCAAGGTGCTGACCTCGCGCATCGCGCATATCCTTTCCACCGGCCGCGCCCGGCCGGGCGAGATCCTGTCGGTGACCTTCACCAACAAGGCCGCGCGCGAGATGAAGCACCGCCTCGGCATCATGCTCGGCCAGGCGGTGGAAGGCATGCCGTGGCTCGGCACCTTCCACTCCATCGGCGGTCGCATCCTGCGCAGCCATGCCGAGCTGGTGCAGCTCAAGTCGAATTTCACGGTGCTCGACACCGACGACCAGATCCGCCTGCTCAAGCAGCTCCTGTCCGCGGAAAATATCGACGACAAGCGCTGGCCCGCGCGCATGCTGGCCGGCCTGATCGACGGCTGGAAGAATCGCGGCCTGACGCCGGCGCAGGTGCCGTCAGGTGAGGCCGCGGTGTTCGGCAACGGCAAGGGCGGCAAGCTCTACAAGGACTATCAGGAGCGACTGAAGATCCTGAACGCCGCCGACTTCGGCGATCTCCTGCTGGAATGCATCCGCCTGTTCCGCGAACAGCCGGATGTGCTGAAGTCGTATCAGGCGCGGTTCAAATATATCCTTGTCGACGAGTATCAGGATACGAACGTCGCGCAGTATCTTTGGCTGCGACTGCTGTCACAGAACTCAGGCGGAGTAGTCACCTCTCCCCGCGTGCGGGGAGAGGTCGGATTGCAAAGCAATCCGGTTGAGGGGGACTCTCCACCTGCTGCGCTCGCGGAGGCAGCCCCTCACCCCGACCCTCTCCCCGCAAGCGGGGAGAGGGAGCAACGCAACATCTGCTGCGTCGGCGATGACGATCAGTCGATCTATGGCTGGCGCGGCGCCGAAGTGGACAACATCCTGCGCTTCGAACATGATTTTCCCGGCGCCAAGGTGATCCGGCTGGAGCGCAATTATCGCTCCACGGGCCACATCCTCGCCGCCGCCTCGCATCTGATCGCGCATAACGAGGGCCGGCTCGGCAAGACGCTGCGCACCGAGGACGAGGACGGCGAGAAAGTCACCGTGACCGGCGCATGGGATTCCGAAGAGGAAGCCCGCGGCATCGGCGAGGAGATCGAGCAGCTGCAGCGCGAGGGCCACAAGCTCAACGACATCGCCATCCTCGTCCGCGCCTCGTTCCAGATGCGCGAATTCGAAGATCGTTTCGTCACCCTCGGCCTGCCCTATCGCGTGATCGGCGGCCCGCGCTTCTATGAGCGCGCGGAAATCCGCGATGCCCTCGCCTATCTGCGCGTGATCAATTCGCCGGCTGACGATCTCGCTTTCGAGCGCATCGTCAATGTGCCGAAGCGCGGGCTCGGCGATGCCACCGTGCAGATGCTGCACGACCATGCGCGCCGCCGCCGCATTCCGCTCTCCGAAGCCGCACGGCAGGTGATCGAGACCGACGAGATGAAGCCGAAGGCGCGCGGCTCGCTGCGCGACCTGATGACGAGTTTCGAACGCTGGCGCAAACAGAGCGAAGTGGTCCCGCACACCGAACTTGCAGAAGTCGTGCTCGACGAGAGCGGCTATACCGAGATGTGGCAGAAGGACCGCTCGGCGGACGCCGCCGGGCGGCTCGAGAACCTGAAAGAACTCGTGCGTTCCATGGAGGAATTCGAGAACCTGCAGGGCTTCCTCGAACACATCTCGCTGGTGATGGACCGCGAGGGCGCGGCGGACGAAGACGCCGTGTCGGTCATGACGCTGCATTCGGCCAAGGGACTCGAATTCGACAATGTGTTCCTGCCCGGCTGGGAGGAAGGCCTGTTTCCACATCAGCGGGCCCTCGACGAGCAGGGCCGCGCGGGCCTCGAGGAGGAACGCCGCCTCGCCCATGTGGGCATCACGCGCGCCCGCAAGCGGGCAAAGCTGTATTTTGCCACCAATCGCCGCATTCACGGCACCTGGAGCACGACGATTCCGTCACGCTTCCTGGACGAGCTGCCGGCGGCGAATGTCGAGATCACGGAATCCAAGGGTGGCAGCGGCTGGGGCGGCGCCGGCGGCTACGGCTCGTCGCGCTTCGACAATCTCGAAGCCTTCGGATCCAGCTATTCGACCCCGGGCTGGCAGCGCGCGCAGCAGCAGCGCGGCCGCAGCGGCGGTGGCGGCTTCAACGAGAGCCAATCGCCGTTTTCGTCCTTTGGCAGCAGCGCGTCGCGCAAGAGGCCGATGGTGATCGAGGGCGAGCTGGTGGCCAAATCCACCGGCATCGAATCCGACTTCTCGTTGGACGACCGCGTCTTCCATCAGAAATTCGGCTACGGCCGCGTCACCAAGATCGACGGCAACAAGCTCACCATCGCCTTCGACAAGGCCGGCGAGAAGAAGGTCGTCGACAGTTTCGTGGAGCGCGCCTGA
- a CDS encoding AsmA family protein: MQTTLLGLAIAFILALVAALVGPFFVDWSQFRPQFEAEATRIVGAKVRVTGALDARLLPAPSLQLHGIIIGGANDLGRFRAEKLDVEFSLGSLLRGEWRATELTVDGAAADLGLNAQGRFDLPASTGPFNLGALAIDRLNVTGRLSLHDAASRSTLELSDIAFSGDVRSLAAGAMRGDGNFTHAGTRYPFRISSGQAGDGNGTRLRFVVDAGETSPGLDLDGTLSFDNRTPSFDGAMTIANTANKADMTLSNVPWRLVSKVKADPAQARLETIDVSYGADDSGLKLTGVADLRFGASPLLHAVLSAKQFDADRWLAKQDGGNTATPIAALRRLTAFIPQPLLRTEIAISAEQITLGGRPMMNIGADLHGDRTSWVVERLEFRAPGGTQVVASGAAEPDAKGFAGAINIESVDPDILAGWLKGRNDASLRDQKPLRIRGNFTSHADGFSLAGLKAEIDGGALEGRVALNYPSSSEGSRIDADLRADRLDLDAAMALVRSFGGSHAEWPETGQLSLDIGRAIASGQEMRPFAARLVYSPKTIALDRFRVGEPAGLMLDGSGAFDRAEATGKLMLSASAPSLAQIGKTIAPLVPAAATRISELSAMPGAAKLKLALAMAKSQAKPDHADARMSLDIDAPQVKGALTITAAPTLAAMRNLDGDALLRSELSLDSSLKGQGGPMLTLLGLNGALAASNAPLILEASATGAWRAPMRVKAKLSGDDLDADVQGSVEPFAQMPKVALMLALRGANAAPLLGLESSDPFARLNLSSRVGLNGDKLDLDDIDSTIAGSRLRGRLAMTLGPEKSVDGQLGADNIDLASAFGWMIGARGREATEPLGGGMLRGWRGQLAFQTQRASLPGGTEFQLLNATIKSDGHALTIDPIRGKLGSGDVVADIDLKPAATTGYSFDARIAATGAEGSALRYRGLAMPAGKVSLKMSVASQGRSASALEGAVTGDGLATIDGVRIAGLDPRVFDAAIGASDSGQATNDAKLKQIVQQALGRGEFAIASAQIPFSLKDSRLRVGATTLEAEGARAVVSGGYDIVADQVDMRASLLGAATGSSTARPEIQLFLMGPPDRLDLTVDVASLSSWLAVRAIDRETRRLDLLERGASQAPAPVPAALPPPRIAPPVEGPAPNDAPISSVPTSPDIPLPRRAPPRAAAPRPVIVPPVVSQQIAPLPAPIEVRPAPGAARAQPKQRPAPPLMLTPPAATSPAKPSF, encoded by the coding sequence GTGCAGACCACGCTGCTCGGCCTCGCGATAGCATTCATCCTGGCGCTGGTGGCTGCTCTGGTCGGGCCGTTCTTCGTCGATTGGAGCCAATTCCGCCCACAATTCGAGGCGGAGGCGACACGTATCGTCGGCGCGAAGGTGCGTGTGACCGGCGCGCTCGATGCGCGGCTGTTGCCGGCGCCGTCGCTCCAGTTGCACGGCATCATCATCGGCGGCGCGAATGATCTCGGTCGCTTCCGCGCCGAGAAACTCGATGTCGAATTCAGCCTCGGTTCTTTGCTGCGTGGCGAATGGCGCGCGACCGAACTGACGGTTGATGGCGCTGCCGCAGACCTCGGCCTCAACGCGCAGGGGCGTTTCGATCTGCCGGCATCGACCGGCCCGTTCAATCTCGGCGCTCTGGCGATCGATCGATTGAATGTCACCGGTCGTCTCAGTCTGCATGATGCCGCAAGCCGCTCGACGCTCGAGCTCAGCGACATCGCCTTCAGCGGCGACGTCCGTTCGTTGGCAGCAGGCGCCATGCGGGGGGACGGTAATTTCACCCATGCGGGTACGCGTTATCCGTTCCGCATCTCATCCGGTCAGGCCGGGGATGGCAATGGTACACGGCTGCGTTTCGTCGTGGATGCCGGCGAGACATCGCCCGGTCTCGATCTCGATGGCACCCTGAGCTTCGACAATCGTACGCCCAGCTTCGATGGCGCGATGACCATCGCGAATACGGCGAACAAGGCCGACATGACGTTGTCGAATGTGCCTTGGCGCCTTGTCAGCAAGGTGAAGGCCGATCCGGCGCAGGCGCGGCTGGAAACCATCGATGTGAGTTACGGCGCCGACGACAGCGGGCTGAAGCTGACCGGTGTTGCCGATCTCCGCTTCGGCGCATCGCCTCTGCTGCATGCCGTCTTGTCGGCAAAGCAATTCGATGCGGATCGATGGCTTGCGAAGCAGGACGGTGGCAACACCGCTACTCCGATTGCGGCGCTGCGCAGGCTGACGGCCTTCATTCCGCAGCCTCTCTTACGGACTGAGATCGCAATCAGTGCCGAGCAGATCACGCTTGGCGGGCGCCCCATGATGAATATCGGCGCCGACCTGCACGGCGACAGGACATCCTGGGTCGTCGAGCGGCTCGAATTCCGTGCGCCGGGCGGGACGCAGGTGGTTGCCAGCGGTGCGGCTGAACCTGACGCCAAAGGCTTCGCCGGAGCGATCAATATCGAATCCGTCGATCCTGATATCCTTGCTGGCTGGCTCAAGGGGCGCAATGATGCATCGCTGCGCGATCAAAAGCCGCTGCGCATTCGCGGTAATTTCACCTCGCATGCGGATGGGTTTTCGCTCGCAGGTTTGAAAGCGGAGATCGATGGAGGGGCGCTGGAAGGCCGCGTCGCGCTCAACTATCCATCATCTTCGGAGGGCTCGCGGATCGATGCCGACCTGCGTGCGGATCGTCTCGATCTCGATGCAGCGATGGCGCTGGTGCGCTCGTTCGGCGGCTCGCATGCGGAATGGCCCGAAACGGGGCAACTGTCGCTTGATATCGGACGCGCGATCGCCTCAGGTCAGGAGATGCGTCCTTTCGCAGCCCGGCTGGTCTATAGTCCGAAAACGATCGCGCTCGATCGCTTCAGGGTTGGAGAGCCCGCGGGGCTGATGCTCGATGGCAGCGGTGCGTTCGATCGCGCTGAGGCCACCGGCAAGTTGATGCTGAGTGCGAGTGCGCCGTCGCTTGCGCAGATCGGCAAGACCATCGCGCCCCTTGTGCCAGCCGCAGCGACACGCATCAGCGAACTGTCGGCGATGCCGGGTGCCGCGAAGTTGAAGCTCGCGCTTGCGATGGCCAAATCGCAGGCGAAGCCCGATCACGCCGATGCGCGGATGTCGCTCGATATCGACGCGCCGCAGGTCAAGGGTGCGCTGACGATCACGGCTGCACCGACGCTGGCGGCCATGCGCAACCTCGATGGTGACGCGTTGTTGCGGAGCGAGCTATCGCTCGATTCCAGTTTGAAGGGGCAGGGTGGCCCAATGCTTACGCTGCTCGGCCTGAACGGCGCGCTCGCGGCGAGCAATGCGCCGCTGATCCTCGAGGCGAGCGCCACGGGCGCATGGCGTGCGCCGATGCGCGTCAAGGCGAAGCTCTCGGGCGATGATCTCGATGCGGATGTACAGGGAAGTGTCGAGCCTTTTGCGCAGATGCCGAAGGTAGCGCTGATGCTGGCGCTGCGCGGAGCCAATGCGGCGCCGCTGCTCGGCCTTGAGAGCTCCGATCCATTTGCAAGGTTGAATCTGTCCTCCCGCGTTGGGTTGAATGGCGACAAGCTCGATCTTGACGATATCGACAGCACGATCGCGGGATCACGGCTGCGCGGTCGTCTGGCCATGACGCTCGGGCCCGAGAAGTCGGTCGACGGTCAGCTCGGTGCCGACAATATTGATCTGGCCTCCGCATTCGGCTGGATGATCGGTGCGCGGGGGCGAGAGGCCACCGAACCTCTCGGCGGCGGGATGCTGCGAGGCTGGCGTGGTCAGCTTGCCTTTCAAACGCAGCGCGCAAGCCTGCCCGGTGGCACCGAGTTCCAGCTGCTGAACGCAACAATCAAAAGCGACGGCCATGCGCTGACCATCGATCCGATCAGGGGCAAGCTCGGTAGTGGCGATGTCGTGGCCGATATCGATCTCAAGCCAGCCGCGACGACAGGTTATTCATTTGATGCGCGCATCGCGGCAACTGGCGCGGAAGGCAGCGCGCTACGCTATCGCGGTCTCGCGATGCCGGCCGGCAAGGTTTCGCTGAAGATGAGCGTCGCGTCGCAGGGGCGCAGCGCCTCGGCGCTTGAAGGCGCTGTGACGGGCGACGGTCTCGCGACTATCGACGGGGTGCGCATCGCCGGGCTGGATCCGCGTGTGTTCGACGCCGCGATCGGTGCCAGCGATAGCGGGCAGGCGACCAACGATGCCAAGCTCAAGCAGATCGTGCAGCAGGCGCTTGGGCGCGGCGAGTTTGCGATAGCCTCCGCGCAGATCCCGTTCAGTCTCAAGGACAGCCGACTGCGCGTCGGGGCCACCACGCTCGAAGCCGAAGGCGCACGCGCCGTTGTTTCGGGGGGGTACGACATCGTCGCCGATCAGGTCGATATGCGCGCGAGCCTGCTTGGCGCCGCGACCGGAAGCTCGACTGCGCGTCCGGAAATCCAGTTATTCCTGATGGGGCCGCCTGACAGGCTGGATCTTACGGTCGATGTTGCGTCGCTCTCGTCGTGGCTCGCGGTGCGGGCGATCGATCGGGAGACGCGTCGGCTCGATCTGCTGGAACGTGGAGCATCGCAGGCGCCCGCCCCGGTGCCGGCTGCGCTTCCGCCGCCGCGCATCGCACCTCCGGTCGAGGGCCCTGCGCCCAACGATGCGCCGATATCGTCGGTGCCGACATCGCCGGATATTCCCTTGCCACGCAGGGCGCCCCCCAGAGCTGCTGCCCCACGACCGGTGATCGTCCCGCCGGTCGTCAGCCAGCAGATTGCGCCGCTGCCTGCACCGATTGAGGTCCGTCCGGCACCGGGGGCTGCCCGCGCGCAGCCAAAGCAGCGTCCCGCCCCGCCACTCATGCTCACGCCACCTGCAGCTACGTCACCGGCCAAGCCAAGCTTCTAG
- a CDS encoding FAD-binding oxidoreductase, whose translation MGNIESHLKHPEPKALAAALEALTARFGNKFVTSQAVREQHGHTTTWLTNQPPDGVVFAQETADIQDVVRICAANKVPVIPFGTGTSLEGQVNAPAGGICIDLRDMDKILAVHPEDLDCVIQPGVTRKALNEHLRDQGLFFPIDPGADASLGGMASTRASGTNAVRYGTMRENVLALKVVRADGEIITTGTRAKKSSAGYDLTHLFIGAEGTLGIISELTIKLRGIPETIAAASCSFDSVRGACQAVILAIQTGIPVARIELLNEAQVRASNAYSKLTLPETPLLLLEFHGSEAEVAEQSRNFREIALECGGGDFAWTTKPEDRTKLWQARHDAYWSVKALRPGSDVAATDVCVPISRLADCVGETEEDLARFNLLSPIVGHVGDGNFHCSLVCDRNNAGEVERAEEFMHRLVKRAQAMGGTCTGEHGIGQGKQKYMKDELGTEALDAMRAIKRALDPDNILNPGKILPQA comes from the coding sequence GTGGGTAACATCGAATCGCATTTGAAGCACCCCGAGCCGAAAGCTCTGGCGGCCGCACTCGAGGCGCTGACGGCGCGCTTCGGCAACAAGTTCGTGACCTCCCAGGCGGTTCGCGAACAGCACGGCCACACCACGACGTGGCTGACGAACCAGCCGCCGGACGGCGTCGTGTTCGCGCAGGAGACGGCGGATATCCAGGACGTCGTGCGCATTTGCGCCGCCAACAAGGTCCCGGTGATCCCGTTCGGGACAGGAACGTCGCTGGAAGGGCAGGTCAATGCCCCCGCCGGCGGCATCTGCATCGACCTGCGCGACATGGATAAAATTCTCGCGGTGCATCCCGAGGATCTCGATTGCGTGATTCAGCCCGGTGTCACCCGAAAGGCGCTCAACGAGCATCTGCGCGACCAGGGCCTTTTCTTTCCCATCGATCCCGGCGCCGATGCCTCGCTTGGCGGCATGGCCTCGACCCGCGCGTCCGGCACCAATGCGGTGCGTTACGGCACCATGCGCGAAAACGTGCTGGCGCTGAAGGTGGTCCGCGCCGATGGCGAGATCATTACGACGGGGACCCGCGCCAAGAAGTCCTCGGCCGGCTACGATCTGACGCATCTGTTCATCGGCGCCGAAGGCACGCTCGGCATCATCAGCGAACTCACCATCAAACTGCGCGGCATTCCCGAAACGATAGCGGCGGCGTCATGCTCGTTCGACAGTGTGCGCGGCGCCTGCCAGGCCGTGATCCTCGCGATCCAGACCGGCATTCCGGTGGCCCGCATCGAACTTCTGAATGAAGCGCAGGTGCGAGCCAGCAATGCCTATTCGAAGCTGACGCTCCCCGAAACCCCGCTGCTTCTGCTCGAATTCCATGGCAGCGAGGCGGAGGTCGCCGAACAGTCCAGGAATTTTCGCGAGATCGCCCTCGAATGCGGCGGCGGCGATTTCGCCTGGACCACCAAGCCCGAGGACCGTACCAAGCTCTGGCAGGCCCGGCACGACGCTTACTGGTCGGTCAAGGCCCTGCGGCCGGGGTCGGACGTCGCGGCCACCGATGTCTGCGTGCCCATCTCCCGCCTTGCCGATTGCGTCGGTGAGACCGAGGAAGATCTCGCGCGCTTCAATCTCCTGTCGCCGATCGTCGGCCATGTCGGGGATGGCAATTTTCATTGTTCGTTGGTCTGCGACCGCAACAATGCCGGCGAAGTCGAGCGCGCCGAGGAGTTCATGCACCGCCTGGTCAAGCGCGCCCAGGCGATGGGCGGCACCTGCACTGGCGAGCACGGCATCGGCCAGGGCAAGCAGAAATACATGAAGGACGAATTGGGAACCGAAGCGCTCGACGCCATGCGTGCGATCAAGCGCGCGCTCGATCCCGACAATATCCTGAACCCCGGCAAGATTCTGCCGCAAGCCTGA
- a CDS encoding DMT family transporter: MAWLYLFVAGILEIGWAYSMKKSEGFTILVPSVITIVAMIASFALLSIAMKTLPLGTAYTIWTGIGAVGAFVVGIVVLGESANAMRLAAGTLIVVGIVMMKLSTVD, from the coding sequence ATGGCTTGGCTTTATCTGTTCGTAGCCGGCATTCTCGAAATCGGTTGGGCTTATTCGATGAAGAAGTCGGAAGGCTTCACCATTCTGGTGCCGAGCGTGATCACGATTGTCGCGATGATCGCCAGCTTTGCGCTGCTTTCGATCGCGATGAAGACGCTGCCACTGGGGACCGCCTATACGATCTGGACCGGCATCGGCGCTGTCGGCGCTTTTGTGGTTGGTATCGTCGTGCTTGGCGAGTCCGCCAATGCGATGCGCCTCGCGGCAGGCACACTCATCGTCGTTGGCATCGTGATGATGAAGCTCTCCACGGTCGATTAG
- a CDS encoding DUF1328 domain-containing protein: MLSWVVTFLVIALIAGVLGFGGVAGASVEIAKAIFFIAVVLFLISAVVGLVRGRGNSL; encoded by the coding sequence ATGCTGAGCTGGGTCGTAACATTCCTCGTTATCGCGCTGATCGCCGGTGTTCTCGGCTTCGGCGGCGTGGCCGGTGCATCCGTCGAAATCGCCAAGGCGATCTTCTTTATCGCTGTCGTGCTGTTCCTGATCTCGGCCGTCGTGGGCCTGGTTCGCGGTCGCGGTAATAGTCTGTAG